A stretch of the Drosophila sulfurigaster albostrigata strain 15112-1811.04 chromosome 2L, ASM2355843v2, whole genome shotgun sequence genome encodes the following:
- the LOC133835016 gene encoding uncharacterized protein LOC133835016, with protein sequence MGCITSTNKLHELRQENVFRVRVAHLQPSGPEAPIIRSGYLELTPRELIFLTPGYDPIVWALQHLRRYGLNGDLFSFEAGRRCMSGPGIYTFRIHNAEQLYPMFQRYINAVNTDAFAQVERERERVNSTHSVSVLMGRSDVQPHSNNYLEPAPMMARAALQVQQSANELSASATNDSPEQLPNLQLNMGEMSATTATGNLQSPITPGAYINTNTNVYFDQPLQRLLQEQNSRSSPSEATPTSSNSGFSTMRRQQPISADLPPQESAPALNETLRLYANVETPRERQLFETPLGSAGCNERCYENINRLDLPLLPRDCSQQSVASITQVQQQQQQQQQPPQPVTPTSLPGVNYIVLDLDQPRSPAQSSPKTVTNGFGSGLSLTAAATAPVTPEGQITTDPTQSAQNRTSNAVATAQPATATTTAAETVATQGYSTIDFIRTYALNKSSTAPTNHDGEVATICQPQQQHQDHTHEDCELRITRHSKCVRKAYSISE encoded by the coding sequence ATGGGCTGCATAACGAGCACCAATAAACTGCATGAACTTCGCCAGGAAAATGTGTTTCGAGTGCGTGTCGCCCATCTGCAGCCCAGCGGACCAGAGGCACCAATTATACGCAGCGGTTACTTGGAATTGACCCCGCGTGAATTGATCTTCTTGACACCCGGCTACGATCCAATTGTCTGGGCGCTGCAGCATCTGCGACGTTATGGACTGAATGGCGATCTCTTCTCGTTTGAAGCAGGGCGTCGTTGCATGTCGGGGCCAGGCATCTATACTTTTCGCATCCACAATGCGGAGCAATTATATCCGATGTTTCAACGCTACATCAATGCTGTCAACACAGATGCCTTTGCCCAGGTGGAACGCGAGCGGGAACGCGTCAATTCTACCCACTCGGTATCCGTGCTCATGGGTCGCAGTGATGTGCAGCCGCACAGCAATAATTACTTGGAACCGGCTCCGATGATGGCGCGTGCAGCGCTTCAAGTGCAGCAGTCTGCAAATGAGTTGAGTGCAAGCGCCACCAACGACTCACCCGAGCAGCTCCCCAATCTACAGTTAAATATGGGCGAGATGAGTGCGACAACGGCGACTGGTAATCTGCAGTCGCCCATCACACCAGGCGCCTACATAAATACGAACACGAATGTCTACTTCGATCAGCCACTGCAGCGGTTGCTACAGGAGCAGAACAGTCGCAGCTCGCCATCCGAAGCCACGCCCACCTCCTCAAACAGCGGATTTAGCACGATGCGGCGACAGCAGCCAATATCAGCGGACTTGCCACCGCAGGAGTCGGCACCAGCACTGAACGAAACGCTGCGTCTGTATGCGAATGTGGAGACGCCACGCGAGCGGCAGCTATTCGAGACACCGCTGGGCTCGGCGGGTTGCAATGAACGTTGTTATGAGAACATAAATCGGTTGGATTTGCCACTGTTGCCGCGTGATTGCTCTCAACAGTCGGTAGCATCCATCACGcaggtgcagcagcaacaacagcagcagcagcagccgccacaGCCAGTTACACCCACCAGCTTGCCGGGAGTGAACTATATAGTGCTGGACTTGGATCAGCCACGCAGTCCAGCGCAGAGTTCCCCCAAAACTGTGACCAATGGCTTTGGCAGCGGCCTCTCGctgacagcggcagcaacagcgcccGTTACGCCCGAAGGACAAATTACAACGGATCCCACGCAATCTGCACAGAATCGCACATCGAATGCTGTAGCAACTGCACAgccagcaacagcgacaacgacagcggcCGAAACTGTGGCTACACAAGGCTACTCGACGATCGACTTTATACGCACCTATGCGCTGAACAAATCCTCGACGGCGCCCACGAATCACGACGGTGAGGTGGCTACAATCTgtcaaccacagcagcagcatcaggaCCATACGCATGAAGACTGTGAGCTGCGCATCACAAGGCATAGCAAATGTGTTCGGAAAGCCTACTCGATAAGTGAATAA
- the LOC133835093 gene encoding alpha-N-acetylglucosaminidase encodes MVGCVNKLLLILALLHQLRDGHCQQFGAELLRRITPATSPDVQEEAVRQLIRRVVGNTAGNWFDVEVNKLLDSRSYQISLQQSGKVLIVGSDGVSICKGFHHYLKQVLHKDLEWFKTSIELPDNLQLPNVTLRSASASPIIYYQNVCTWSYSFVWWNLEQWRRHIDWMALMGINLSLAPNQEAIWQDVYTELGLSQTEIDAHFAGPAFQTWQRMGNIRGWAGPLPPAHRRLQQRLQQHILQAQRELGMSVALPAFAGHVPQPLQRVFPNASYSLAQRWNNFPDPYCCNLFVEPNDALFQQLATMFLRRVVQTYGSNHIYFCDPFNEMQPRLAEPDYIRATSQAIYNSMRTVDGEAVWLLQGWMFLEVDYWRDNLIEAFLTAVPRGRILVLDLQSEQFPQYQRTYSYYGQPFVWCMLNNFGGTLGMFGSARLINSGIGAARTMPNSSMVGVGITPEGINQNYVIFSLTLDRGWSKDELQLSDWFDHFALTRYGVSDSRLTQYWQMLRGSVYDFQGLQRMRGKYVMNRRPGLNLKPWIWYNASIINEAWQLLLAAKEIVPLEDDRYAIYEHDLVDITRQFLQVSIDRIYVNLRSAYRKTQSDRFQYLAGKMLQMMDDMERILASGAHFLLGTWLEDAKQLAPSADQRIVYEFNARNQLTIWGPNGQILDYATKQWSGLVRDYYQPRWSMFLDAATLALESNVPFNATNFKLRVANEIELPFSNLTKLYPTKPVGNTWHISQQIYIKWNAFAKDSQFLHNNRLELGVREGKTWHRKRQTKQH; translated from the exons ATGGTCGGATGTGTGAATAAATTATTGCTGATCTTAGCCTTGCTCCATCAATTGCGCGACGGCCATTGTCAGCAATTTGGCGCTGAGCTATTGAGACGTATTACGCCCGCAACATCGCCTGATGTTCAGGAGGAAGCTGTGCGTCAGCTTATAAGGCGTGTGGTGGGCAACACAGCCGGCAATTGGTTTGATGTAGAGGTCAATAAGTTGCTCGATTCCCGCAGCTATCAA ATTAGTCTGCAGCAAAGTGGCAAAGTGTTAATAGTGGGATCCGATGGTGTCTCAATTTGCAAGGGCTTCCATCACTATTTGAAGCAGGTGCTGCACAAAGACTTGGAATGGTTCAAGACGAGCATCGAGCTGCCCGACAATCTTCAGCTGCCCAATGTGACGTTGCGTTCCGCATCCGCGAGTCCCATTATCTATTATCAGAATGTTTGCACTTGGAGCTATAGTTTTGTGTGGTGGAATCTGGAGCAGTGGCGTCGTCACATCGATTGGATGGCACTGATGGGTATCAATCTATCGCTGGCTCCCAACCAGGAGGCCATCTGGCAGGATGTCTACACGGAATTGGGATTAAGCCAAACAGAAATTGATGCACACTTTGCGGGCCCCGCTTTTCAGACCTGGCAGCGTATGGGAAACATACGAGGCTGGGCGGGTCCATTGCCGCCGGCTCACAGACGTCTCCAGCAGCGACTACAGCAGCACATTTTGCAGGCACAGCGTGAGCTGGGAATGAGCGTGGCACTGCCAGCATTTGCGGGACATGTGCCGCAGCCATTGCAACGCGTCTTTCCGAATGCCAGCTACTCGCTGGCCCAACGCTGGAATAACTTTCCCGATCCCTATTGCTGTAATCTCTTCGTGGAGCCCAATGATGCACTTTTCCAGCAGCTGGCCACCATGTTTCTGCGTCGCGTGGTGCAAACCTATGGTTCAAATCACATTTACTTCTGCGATCCCTTTAACGAAATGCAGCCACGTCTCGCTGAACCGGATTACATACGTGCCACGTCGCAGGCGATCTACAACTCTATGCGCACCGTGGATGGCGAGGCTGTGTGGTTGCTGCAGGGCTGGATGTTTTTGGAGGTCGACTATTGGCGCGATAACTTGATTGAGGCCTTTCTCACGGCTGTGCCACGTGGTCGCATTCTTGTGCTGGATCTGCAAAGCGAACAGTTCCCACAGTACCAGCGCACCTATTCCTACTATGGACAACCATTTGTGTGGTGCATGCTTAACAATTTCGGAGGCACGCTGGGCATGTTTGGCTCGGCACGGTTGATCAACAGTGGCATTGGAGCCGCTCGTACGATGCCCAACAGCAGTATGGTGGGCGTGGGCATTACGCCTGAGGGCATCAATCAGAACTACGTCATATTTTCGCTAACACTCGATCGAGGCTGGAGTAAAGATGAACTGCAGCTGAGCGACTGGTTCGATCACTTTGCGCTGACGCGTTACGGTGTGAGTGACAGTCGTTTGACGCAGTATTGGCAGATGTTGCGTGGAAGTGTCTACGATTTCCAAGGACTGCAGCGCATGCGGGGCAAGTATGTGATGAATCGGCGACCTGGACTCAACCTTAAGCCGTGGATATGGTACAATGCATCGATTATTAACGAGGCCTGGCAACTGCTACTTGCAGCCAAGGAAATTGTTCCGCTGGAGGACGACAGATATGCAATATATGAGCACGATCTGGTGGACATAACACGACAGTTTCTGCAGGTCAGCATTGATCGGATCTACGTCAATCTACGATCAGCATACCGCAAGACGCAAAGCGATCGCTTTCAGTATTTGGCTGgcaaaatgctgcaaatgaTGGACGACATGGAGCGCATCTTGGCAAGTGGAGCTCACTTTCTGCTGGGCACCTGGCTTGAGGATGCCAAGCAGCTGGCGCCCAGTGCGGATCAACGAATTGTGTATGAGTTCAATGCTCGTAATCAGCTGACAATCTGGGGTCCTAATGGCCAGATTCTTGACTATGCCACTAAACAATGGTCTGGCCTGGTGCGTGATTATTATCAACCACGATGGTCCATGTTCCTGGACGCCGCCACCTTGGCCCTCGAATCCAATGTGCCCTTTAATGCCACCAACTTTAAGCTGCGCGTTGCCAATGAGATCGAACTGCCGTTCAGCAATCTTACCAAATTGTATCCAACAAAACCCGTGGGCAACACTTGGCATATATCGCAACAGATCTATATAAAGTGGAATGCATTTGCCAAGGATTCGCAATTCCTGCACAATAATCGACTTGAGCTTGGCGTCAGGGAGGGAAAAACATGGCATAGAAAACGGCAAACAAAGCAACATTAA